The following coding sequences lie in one Peribacillus frigoritolerans genomic window:
- a CDS encoding lysine N(6)-hydroxylase/L-ornithine N(5)-oxygenase family protein, with the protein MEKQQSIYDLVGIGIGPFNLGLAALLEKTPELNAVFFEKKREFNWHEGMLLEGTTLQVPFFADLVSMADVTSPYSYLNYLQQHDRLYHFYFLEKFLIPRKEYNDYCRWAARQLDSCRFGKAVEAVEFIGDQDEPCYQISVRDAQSQKIEVYYSRHVVMGIGSAPTVPSAFHPYMGESILHSADYLRNKENILKKKSVTVVGSGQSAAEVFLDLLNEQEENGYQLNWYTRSKGFFPMEYSKLGLEYFTPDYLDFFYRLPQEKKDEILPKQDLLYKGISATTIAAIFDKMYEKSIGNAELSIELRAMTEVTAVNPADKGWELKCRQWVEDSEFDVDTEAIVFGTGYKSTLPAFLETMEDHLVRDDLGRLAITKDYRVGTAISTPNHLFIQNGEIHTHGVGAPDLGLGAFRNSIIINQLAGKEVYPSKPKGAFQSFRVKTPVMAY; encoded by the coding sequence ATGGAGAAGCAACAATCTATCTATGACCTGGTAGGGATAGGGATAGGTCCATTTAATCTTGGACTTGCGGCCCTTTTGGAGAAAACCCCGGAGTTGAATGCCGTCTTTTTTGAGAAAAAGCGGGAATTTAATTGGCATGAAGGGATGCTGTTGGAAGGGACAACTCTGCAAGTGCCGTTCTTTGCCGATTTGGTTAGCATGGCAGATGTGACAAGCCCATATAGTTACCTGAATTATTTACAGCAGCATGATCGGCTTTATCATTTCTACTTCCTTGAAAAATTCTTGATTCCGCGAAAAGAATATAACGATTATTGCCGCTGGGCTGCCCGTCAACTTGATAGCTGCCGTTTTGGAAAAGCGGTGGAGGCGGTTGAATTTATAGGGGATCAAGATGAACCCTGCTATCAAATCAGTGTTAGGGATGCACAATCACAAAAGATCGAAGTCTATTATAGCCGTCATGTAGTCATGGGAATTGGCAGCGCCCCGACTGTTCCATCGGCCTTTCATCCATATATGGGAGAGAGCATCCTGCATTCGGCCGATTATTTACGGAATAAAGAAAATATCTTAAAGAAAAAATCCGTAACGGTTGTCGGATCTGGACAAAGTGCAGCCGAGGTCTTTCTGGATCTGCTTAATGAGCAGGAGGAAAATGGCTACCAGCTAAACTGGTATACAAGATCAAAGGGATTTTTCCCTATGGAATATTCAAAACTCGGGTTGGAATACTTCACGCCGGATTACCTTGATTTCTTTTATCGGCTGCCGCAGGAAAAGAAGGATGAAATCCTGCCGAAACAGGATTTATTGTATAAAGGCATCAGCGCCACTACAATCGCAGCAATTTTTGACAAGATGTATGAAAAATCGATTGGAAATGCCGAACTGTCCATTGAACTTCGGGCAATGACGGAAGTTACGGCGGTTAACCCTGCTGATAAGGGCTGGGAATTGAAATGCCGACAGTGGGTAGAAGATAGCGAATTTGATGTGGATACAGAGGCGATCGTTTTTGGGACGGGCTATAAATCAACCCTTCCGGCATTCCTTGAAACCATGGAGGACCATTTAGTCCGCGATGACTTGGGTCGTCTTGCAATAACGAAAGACTATCGGGTAGGAACGGCCATCTCTACACCGAATCACCTTTTTATTCAAAATGGCGAGATACATACACATGGTGTGGGTGCTCCGGATCTAGGCTTAGGAGCATTCCGAAATTCGATTATCATCAATCAATTGGCAGGTAAAGAAGTTTATCCATCGAAGCCAAAGGGTGCATTTCAGTCATTCCGTGTAAAAACACCCGTCATGGCTTACTAA
- the rbsK gene encoding ribokinase: MIRIAVVGSSSMDLVVTSAKRPMAGETVLGESFITVPGGKGANQAVAAARLGAEVSMVGCVGDDVYGEIILENLKKNHVNTEYVEPVTGSASGTAHITLSEGDNSIIVVKGANDFITPEYVQKAKKVIEDSDIVLVQQEIPEETVEFLADLCNTLQKRLLLNPAPARKLSEAVIQQASFLTPNEHEFEILFNGRDRTEVLTEYPNKLFITEGKNGVRYFDGHEEKVVPSFEVEAVDTTGAGDTFNAAFAVAVAEGKSFDECLLFANRAASISVTKLGAQGGMPQRLEVERGFEA, encoded by the coding sequence ATGATTAGAATTGCAGTAGTCGGAAGTTCGTCAATGGACTTAGTGGTGACATCAGCCAAACGGCCAATGGCGGGGGAAACGGTTTTAGGGGAGTCCTTTATCACGGTTCCTGGAGGAAAGGGAGCCAACCAGGCTGTTGCAGCGGCACGTCTTGGTGCAGAAGTGTCGATGGTTGGATGTGTAGGAGATGATGTCTATGGAGAGATCATCTTAGAAAACCTGAAAAAAAATCATGTAAACACGGAGTATGTGGAACCGGTTACAGGGTCTGCTTCCGGGACAGCACACATTACCCTTTCGGAAGGTGATAACAGCATTATTGTCGTAAAAGGTGCGAATGATTTCATTACTCCTGAATATGTACAAAAGGCGAAAAAAGTAATAGAAGATTCGGATATCGTGTTGGTTCAGCAGGAAATACCTGAGGAAACGGTGGAGTTTCTGGCTGACTTGTGCAACACGCTTCAAAAGAGATTACTATTGAACCCAGCTCCCGCCCGCAAGCTAAGCGAGGCTGTCATTCAACAGGCATCATTCCTTACTCCGAATGAACATGAATTCGAGATACTATTCAATGGGAGAGATAGAACGGAAGTCTTGACTGAGTATCCAAATAAATTATTCATTACCGAAGGGAAAAATGGCGTCCGTTATTTTGACGGACATGAAGAAAAGGTTGTTCCAAGTTTTGAAGTGGAAGCGGTGGATACGACAGGGGCAGGGGATACTTTCAATGCTGCCTTTGCGGTGGCTGTTGCAGAAGGAAAAAGTTTTGACGAATGTTTGTTGTTCGCGAACCGGGCAGCCTCCATTTCCGTGACGAAATTAGGCGCACAAGGCGGCATGCCGCAAAGGTTAGAGGTCGAGAGGGGCTTTGAAGCATGA
- a CDS encoding ABC transporter permease: MKLEATGKSGIWQKFGPLLALVLLFIVITVLNPSFMEPNNILNLLRQTSINALIAFGMTFIILTGGIDLSVGSILALSSALMAGMMVSGLDPILAILVGILLGAIMGVINGILVSKGKMAPFIVTLATMTIFRGLTLVYTDGKPITGIGDSVMFQMLGRGYFLGVPVPAVVMVIAFLILWFLLHKTSFGRKTYAIGGNERASRISGIKVDRVKVAIYGLAGTMAAIAGAILTSRLNSAQPTAGQSYEMDAIAAVVLGGTSLSGGKGRLFGTLVGVLIIGTLNNGMNLLGVSSFYQQVVKGAVILIAVLLDRKKS; the protein is encoded by the coding sequence ATGAAACTTGAGGCTACAGGGAAAAGCGGGATTTGGCAGAAATTCGGTCCGTTACTCGCCCTGGTACTTTTATTTATCGTAATAACCGTTTTAAATCCATCATTCATGGAACCGAATAATATTTTGAATTTATTGCGTCAAACCTCCATTAATGCACTTATTGCATTTGGAATGACCTTTATCATATTGACAGGCGGCATCGACTTGTCCGTCGGTTCCATTTTAGCTCTATCCAGCGCACTTATGGCTGGTATGATGGTCTCGGGATTAGATCCGATTTTAGCAATATTAGTAGGCATTCTACTAGGTGCAATAATGGGTGTAATCAATGGGATACTCGTTTCAAAGGGTAAAATGGCCCCTTTCATCGTGACACTGGCCACCATGACGATTTTCCGGGGATTAACGCTTGTGTATACGGATGGAAAGCCGATTACAGGAATTGGCGATTCCGTTATGTTCCAGATGCTTGGGAGAGGTTACTTCCTTGGAGTGCCAGTACCGGCCGTTGTGATGGTCATCGCTTTCTTAATCCTATGGTTCCTGCTTCATAAAACATCCTTTGGCCGTAAAACTTATGCCATTGGAGGAAATGAAAGGGCTTCCCGTATTTCGGGGATTAAAGTTGACCGGGTCAAGGTGGCCATCTATGGTCTGGCCGGTACGATGGCGGCCATTGCCGGTGCCATTTTGACATCCCGTCTGAATTCGGCACAGCCGACGGCAGGCCAATCCTATGAAATGGATGCCATCGCAGCCGTAGTGCTGGGCGGAACGAGCCTTTCAGGCGGTAAAGGGCGCTTGTTCGGTACGCTGGTCGGTGTCCTGATCATCGGTACCTTGAATAACGGCATGAATTTACTTGGTGTATCCTCTTTTTACCAGCAAGTGGTAAAAGGTGCAGTTATATTAATCGCGGTCTTACTTGACCGTAAAAAATCATAA
- a CDS encoding GNAT family N-acetyltransferase, which produces MKNSYEEMLKDCNHQLSFVKVEFERDLDTLHKWMHEDHVIPYWNLNFTKEKFAVHLKKALADTHQTLYLGCLESIPMSYWESYWVKGDIIEDYYESEEGDQGIHLLIGDPDYLGKGLALPFLRAMVKFQLLTSTTNKVMAEPDIRNAKMIHLFEKCGFTPIKEIELPDKTALLMSCTRENFERKWNYGEATIYL; this is translated from the coding sequence ATGAAAAATAGTTATGAAGAAATGCTTAAGGACTGTAATCATCAGCTTTCATTTGTCAAAGTTGAATTTGAGAGGGATTTGGATACATTGCATAAATGGATGCATGAAGATCATGTGATACCCTACTGGAATTTGAATTTCACAAAAGAAAAATTCGCTGTTCATTTAAAAAAGGCATTGGCTGATACACACCAAACACTCTATTTAGGCTGTCTGGAATCCATTCCCATGAGCTATTGGGAATCGTATTGGGTAAAAGGCGATATCATCGAAGATTATTATGAATCCGAAGAGGGAGATCAAGGCATTCATTTACTCATTGGTGATCCGGACTATCTAGGAAAAGGACTGGCTTTGCCGTTTTTACGTGCAATGGTGAAATTCCAACTACTGACTTCAACAACAAACAAAGTGATGGCAGAACCGGATATCAGGAATGCAAAGATGATTCATTTATTTGAAAAGTGCGGGTTTACCCCAATTAAAGAGATTGAGCTCCCAGACAAAACAGCATTGCTAATGTCATGTACACGGGAGAATTTCGAGAGGAAGTGGAACTATGGAGAAGCAACAATCTATCTATGA
- a CDS encoding LacI family DNA-binding transcriptional regulator, giving the protein MATIRDVAKEAGVSVATVSRVMNGSGYAHEDTKKVVMAAVEKLNYKPNEVARSLYKRKSKLVGLILPDITNPFFPEMARGVEDYLQQFGYRLIFGNSDEKRDKEIEYIDTFLQNNVVGMIASTSEEANENFDNLDIPVVLLDRTAEKLPAVYSDQKTGGKLAARVLLDRGSTNIVLIRGPVEIKPVYERYMAALEELKQAKVNVQVMDSSLTLQGGQTCVKQLFEQYPETDGIIACNDIVAAAALQEILKRGIRIPEDIQLIGYDDIAFTALLHPPLSTIRQPAYEMGAQAAEMLIKRINQEKMEVTHKKLPVSFVERQTTRRKAEKT; this is encoded by the coding sequence TTGGCAACTATTCGGGATGTGGCAAAGGAAGCTGGAGTTTCTGTGGCAACGGTTTCCAGAGTTATGAATGGCAGTGGTTATGCACATGAGGACACAAAAAAGGTGGTCATGGCAGCTGTTGAAAAATTGAATTATAAACCGAATGAAGTGGCAAGATCCCTCTACAAACGTAAATCCAAATTGGTTGGTTTGATTTTGCCGGACATTACGAATCCCTTCTTCCCAGAAATGGCAAGAGGTGTCGAGGATTATCTGCAGCAATTTGGTTATCGGTTAATTTTTGGAAATAGTGATGAAAAGAGAGATAAAGAAATAGAATATATCGACACATTCCTGCAAAATAATGTAGTGGGCATGATTGCTTCAACTAGTGAAGAAGCCAATGAAAATTTCGATAATCTGGATATTCCAGTTGTCCTTCTCGACCGTACAGCTGAGAAGTTACCAGCTGTTTATTCCGATCAAAAGACAGGCGGTAAGCTGGCAGCACGCGTATTGCTGGATAGAGGTAGTACGAATATCGTCCTCATTAGGGGGCCAGTCGAAATAAAGCCTGTATATGAACGGTACATGGCAGCATTGGAAGAATTGAAACAAGCAAAAGTGAACGTGCAAGTCATGGATTCATCCCTAACTCTTCAGGGCGGCCAAACATGCGTGAAGCAGCTTTTCGAGCAATATCCGGAAACCGATGGAATCATTGCTTGTAATGATATTGTTGCAGCCGCCGCACTTCAAGAGATTTTAAAACGGGGAATACGGATACCGGAAGACATACAATTGATCGGCTATGATGATATTGCCTTCACAGCGTTATTGCACCCGCCTTTATCGACAATTCGGCAGCCAGCCTATGAGATGGGGGCACAAGCGGCGGAAATGCTAATTAAAAGGATCAATCAAGAAAAAATGGAAGTAACACATAAAAAGCTCCCTGTTTCTTTTGTGGAGAGACAAACAACGAGAAGGAAGGCGGAGAAGACATGA
- the rbsD gene encoding D-ribose pyranase: MKRQGIINSSIAKVLVDLGHTDYIVVGDAGLPVPPGVCKIDLALTPGTPSFQDVVRAVHEDMVVEKVIAATEVKVKNPEQHQYMEQQFGAAIEYVSHEDFKRLTSNAKAIIRTGETTPYSNCILQSGVFF, encoded by the coding sequence ATGAAACGTCAAGGAATCATCAATAGTTCAATAGCCAAGGTCCTGGTTGACCTTGGTCATACCGATTATATTGTCGTAGGTGATGCCGGGCTGCCGGTGCCACCTGGAGTATGCAAGATAGATTTAGCATTGACGCCTGGAACACCATCATTTCAAGATGTCGTCCGGGCGGTTCACGAAGATATGGTTGTTGAAAAAGTTATCGCTGCCACAGAAGTGAAGGTTAAAAACCCGGAACAGCATCAATACATGGAGCAGCAATTCGGAGCAGCGATTGAATATGTTTCCCATGAGGATTTTAAAAGGCTGACAAGTAACGCGAAAGCAATAATCCGGACCGGGGAGACGACGCCATATTCAAATTGCATATTGCAGTCTGGAGTATTCTTTTAA
- the rbsB gene encoding ribose ABC transporter substrate-binding protein RbsB: protein MKKIVSIIMVLSLMVLAACSMDSGLTDDKKEKKDSMKDVKVGVSISTLNNPFFVSLKDGIEKEAKEKGMKVTVVDAQDDTAKQISGIEDLILQKVDVLLVNPTDSAAISSAVQSANEAGIPVITIDRSSDEGDIETFIASDNVAGGEMAAEYLVKELGEKAKVVELEGVSGASATRERGKGFHNIADKQLDVLTSQTAEFDRTKGLNVMENILQGDKDIQAVFAHNDEMALGAIEAIKAAGKDIIVVGFDGNDDALKAVENGELNATIAQQPALIGEEAVNAAEKILKGDKVDDTISVPLKLVTKE, encoded by the coding sequence ATGAAAAAAATAGTATCGATCATCATGGTTCTTTCTTTAATGGTCTTGGCTGCCTGTTCAATGGATTCTGGTCTAACAGATGATAAAAAAGAAAAGAAAGACTCCATGAAAGACGTGAAAGTCGGAGTCAGCATCTCTACTTTAAACAATCCATTCTTCGTTTCCTTAAAAGATGGTATTGAAAAAGAAGCAAAAGAAAAAGGCATGAAAGTCACAGTTGTTGACGCCCAAGATGATACGGCAAAACAAATCAGCGGAATTGAAGATTTAATCCTTCAAAAGGTTGATGTCCTTCTTGTGAATCCTACTGACTCTGCGGCAATATCTTCAGCCGTTCAATCAGCTAATGAAGCGGGCATTCCCGTTATCACGATTGACCGATCTTCAGACGAAGGTGACATTGAAACGTTCATCGCTTCCGATAATGTGGCTGGCGGGGAAATGGCTGCAGAATATCTAGTTAAAGAGCTTGGCGAAAAAGCGAAAGTAGTGGAACTTGAAGGGGTATCTGGTGCATCTGCAACTCGTGAACGCGGGAAAGGTTTCCACAATATTGCGGACAAGCAGTTAGATGTCCTGACAAGCCAAACGGCGGAATTCGACCGGACAAAAGGGCTTAACGTCATGGAAAATATCCTGCAAGGCGATAAAGACATCCAAGCGGTATTCGCCCATAATGATGAAATGGCACTAGGAGCCATTGAAGCAATCAAGGCAGCTGGAAAAGACATCATCGTAGTTGGTTTTGACGGAAATGATGATGCATTGAAAGCAGTTGAAAACGGTGAACTAAATGCTACAATCGCCCAACAACCGGCACTTATCGGTGAAGAAGCGGTTAATGCGGCTGAAAAAATCTTAAAAGGCGACAAAGTGGATGACACAATATCCGTTCCATTGAAATTGGTCACCAAAGAATGA
- a CDS encoding sugar ABC transporter ATP-binding protein, translated as MQIEMHNIYKAFGQNKVLEGVHFSLEAGEVHALMGENGAGKSTLMNILTGLHKQDQGTIEINGKETSFKDSKEAEEAGMAFIRQELNIWPEMTVLENLFIGREMVNAFGVLKTKQMKARANEIFKTLNISLPFDKEAGLCSVGEQQMIEIAKALMTDAEVIIMDEPTAALTDREIEKLFEVMKGLTKKGVSLVYISHRMEEIFAICDRITVMRDGKTVDTKRIADTNFDEVVQKMVGRELEDRFPHREANPGDIVLDVKGLTKKGLFEDIHFAVRQGEIVGVAGLMGAGRTEIMRALFGVDQIDRGEITIEGKKVSIRKPTDAVRHGLAFITENRKEEGLILDFSVRENIGLPNLKSFAPNGIVKTEDEMNFAEMMIKRLHVKTSSAETVIGNLSGGNQQKVVIAKWIGTSPKVLIMDEPTRGIDVGAKREIYELMNELTERGIAIIMVSSELPEIIGMSDRILVVHEGEIAGELLKQEATQEKIMALATGGN; from the coding sequence ATGCAAATCGAAATGCACAATATTTATAAAGCATTTGGTCAAAACAAGGTATTGGAAGGTGTTCATTTTTCTTTAGAGGCTGGGGAAGTACATGCGCTAATGGGGGAAAATGGTGCGGGGAAATCAACCTTGATGAACATTTTGACCGGGCTGCATAAACAAGATCAAGGGACGATTGAGATTAACGGTAAAGAAACCTCATTCAAGGATTCAAAGGAAGCGGAAGAGGCAGGAATGGCCTTTATTCGTCAGGAATTGAATATTTGGCCAGAAATGACCGTGCTGGAGAATCTATTTATCGGCAGGGAAATGGTGAATGCCTTCGGCGTCCTGAAGACGAAACAAATGAAAGCGCGTGCAAACGAGATTTTTAAAACACTTAATATTTCCCTTCCTTTTGATAAGGAAGCCGGATTGTGTTCTGTCGGGGAACAGCAAATGATTGAAATTGCCAAGGCGCTCATGACGGATGCCGAAGTCATCATCATGGACGAGCCCACAGCAGCTTTAACTGATAGGGAAATAGAGAAGCTCTTTGAAGTGATGAAGGGACTTACCAAAAAGGGTGTTTCGCTTGTTTATATTTCTCATCGGATGGAAGAAATATTCGCCATTTGTGACCGGATCACTGTAATGCGTGACGGAAAAACCGTCGATACGAAAAGAATTGCAGATACAAATTTCGATGAAGTCGTTCAAAAAATGGTAGGGCGGGAGCTGGAGGACCGTTTTCCTCATCGTGAAGCGAATCCTGGCGACATAGTCCTTGATGTAAAAGGTTTAACTAAAAAGGGGCTTTTTGAAGATATCCATTTCGCGGTTCGCCAAGGTGAGATTGTCGGTGTCGCCGGATTGATGGGAGCAGGAAGAACAGAAATAATGCGCGCCCTTTTTGGTGTCGACCAAATAGACAGGGGTGAAATCACCATTGAAGGCAAGAAGGTTTCCATACGAAAACCAACGGATGCAGTTCGACACGGCCTGGCTTTCATTACGGAAAATCGGAAAGAAGAGGGGTTGATCCTGGACTTTTCTGTAAGGGAAAATATCGGCTTGCCGAATCTCAAAAGTTTTGCTCCTAACGGAATCGTAAAAACGGAAGATGAGATGAACTTTGCCGAAATGATGATTAAGCGACTTCATGTAAAGACATCTTCTGCTGAAACGGTCATCGGCAATCTATCCGGAGGAAATCAACAGAAGGTGGTAATAGCCAAATGGATCGGTACTTCCCCTAAAGTTTTAATTATGGATGAACCGACCAGAGGCATAGATGTTGGCGCAAAACGTGAAATTTACGAGTTGATGAATGAATTGACGGAGCGAGGCATCGCCATCATCATGGTTTCGTCAGAGCTTCCGGAAATCATTGGAATGAGTGATAGAATCCTTGTCGTTCACGAAGGTGAGATTGCTGGGGAATTGTTAAAGCAGGAAGCGACGCAAGAAAAAATTATGGCATTGGCGACAGGAGGGAACTAG
- a CDS encoding IucA/IucC family protein — MQFINEVEQAVSEKNWSIVNQNLLAKMISEYMYEDMIHPAVLNENAAGNLYELKINEGKSYRFLASPRLFDSYEVQAESIQECETEGFTQAKDAIQFILDIQPLIGMTAETTGHLIKEFHHTLLADLQLLSKPEQDADDLVELDYALLEGEMSGHPWIAYNKGRIGFGYDDYLQFAPENQKEVQLSWIAVHKTRGEFNSVETLSYKQLMENELDGETQKSFAKILTEKGLNAENYYYLPVHEWQWKNVIIQNFTDDLAKGLIVALGNGPDKYLPQQSIRTFVNVSNKDKHHVKLPMSILNTLVYRGLPAERTVIAPKITTYIKNIYENDSFLKEQCKVVLPGEVASLNVDHPYYSKLENVPYQYLEMLGGIWRESIYSYMEEGEKPITLASLLHVDSKGKPYVESLIEKSGLTAEAWTAQLFDVILSPLLHFIYQYGLVFSPHGQNTILVLKDYKPHRLAIKDFVDDVNVSDQPLPELSSLPDDLRKVLRSETPEGLVQFIFTGLFICHFRYLSTLLMKRSLLDENAFWEGVARTILAHQKKFPMLQDRFDTFNFFAPKLTKLCLNRNRMLQYGYSDGEDRPHASEFGHVNNALYEKLPAKSL; from the coding sequence ATGCAGTTCATAAATGAAGTGGAACAGGCAGTTTCAGAAAAAAATTGGTCGATAGTAAACCAAAACCTGCTGGCAAAGATGATTTCTGAGTATATGTATGAAGATATGATCCATCCAGCTGTCCTGAACGAAAACGCAGCAGGAAATCTATATGAGTTAAAGATAAATGAGGGGAAATCTTATCGATTTTTGGCGTCGCCCCGTCTTTTTGACAGCTATGAGGTACAGGCCGAGTCGATCCAGGAATGTGAAACGGAAGGTTTTACACAGGCCAAGGATGCCATTCAATTCATTTTGGACATCCAGCCGTTAATTGGGATGACTGCAGAAACAACAGGACATTTAATCAAAGAATTCCATCATACGCTGCTTGCGGATCTCCAATTGCTATCCAAACCTGAACAAGATGCGGATGATTTAGTTGAACTGGATTATGCATTACTTGAAGGAGAAATGAGCGGTCACCCTTGGATTGCTTATAACAAGGGAAGAATCGGTTTCGGTTATGATGATTATTTGCAGTTCGCCCCAGAAAACCAGAAGGAAGTTCAGTTATCCTGGATTGCCGTCCATAAAACGAGGGGTGAGTTCAATTCAGTCGAAACGTTATCCTATAAGCAACTGATGGAGAATGAACTGGATGGGGAAACCCAAAAATCATTTGCAAAGATATTGACAGAAAAAGGGCTGAACGCAGAAAACTATTACTACCTCCCAGTTCATGAATGGCAGTGGAAGAATGTAATCATCCAGAACTTTACCGATGACCTGGCTAAAGGGCTGATCGTAGCTTTGGGAAATGGTCCTGATAAGTATCTGCCGCAACAATCCATCCGGACATTTGTTAATGTATCGAATAAGGATAAACACCACGTCAAGCTGCCGATGAGCATTTTAAATACGCTAGTCTACCGTGGATTGCCAGCTGAACGCACGGTCATTGCCCCAAAAATCACAACGTATATAAAGAACATTTATGAAAATGATTCATTCTTGAAAGAACAATGCAAAGTAGTGCTTCCTGGTGAAGTGGCCAGTTTAAATGTTGATCACCCGTATTATTCCAAGCTAGAGAATGTACCGTATCAATATTTAGAGATGCTGGGGGGGATTTGGAGAGAAAGTATTTACAGTTATATGGAAGAAGGCGAAAAGCCCATTACGCTTGCGTCCCTTTTACATGTAGACAGCAAAGGTAAACCATATGTGGAAAGCCTTATTGAAAAATCGGGATTGACTGCAGAAGCCTGGACAGCTCAATTATTCGACGTCATCCTATCCCCATTACTGCATTTTATCTATCAATATGGATTGGTCTTCTCGCCGCATGGTCAAAATACCATTTTAGTTTTGAAGGATTACAAGCCTCACCGTTTGGCCATCAAGGATTTTGTAGATGATGTAAACGTAAGTGATCAGCCGCTTCCTGAATTAAGCAGCCTTCCTGATGATTTAAGGAAAGTACTAAGAAGTGAGACTCCAGAGGGGCTGGTTCAATTCATTTTCACGGGACTATTCATCTGTCATTTCCGATACTTGTCAACACTTCTCATGAAGAGGTCCCTTTTGGATGAGAATGCTTTCTGGGAAGGCGTCGCCCGAACAATCCTGGCACATCAGAAAAAATTCCCTATGTTACAGGATCGTTTCGATACATTCAATTTCTTTGCGCCAAAATTAACAAAACTCTGCCTGAATAGAAATCGGATGCTTCAATATGGATATAGCGATGGTGAAGACCGTCCGCATGCATCTGAGTTTGGGCATGTGAATAATGCCCTTTATGAAAAGTTACCTGCAAAATCGCTTTAA